The sequence GTGAGCAACCCAATTTAATCCACAAAGCAAAACGAACACCCGCTGCAGCCCACAACAGCCCCGGGGCAATTCGTTTGTGCCGCATCACTCCGCGCGCTTTCGAGCTCATTGCACGGCACCAGTTGGATAATGCAGCGTTTAATTTATACACAGGAATGCTATTATAGCCTTAACATGTTCGCAACCAAAGGATCTGTTTAACAATGAATTACATTATTGTCAATCTTTGAGGTCGTATAATGGCCTTCCTGACGCAATGTTTTCTAAATTGTGTTGAGAACCTTTAAACACAGTGTCAATCCAGATGTCATCCAAGTGGCCCCATGCACATTGTGACAGTCACTCTCTTTGACCAGTAGTCACAGATTTCTCACAATAATGTGCATAATCATACAACTATATTATTTCAAATATTCCCTATTCTGCAGATTCAGAATCCATATTTCCCCACTGATCCAATTCCTGCGCAAGCATGCCATATAGGTCAGGTCCGAAGTCCGGTTTAGCCAGCCGGTTTAATGACCCATTCAAAGTTCACATTTCTCTTATCACCAATTTATACATAGCCGATGTAGAGATAAATTATATCAGTCCAAATGTATTCATTCAACATCTGATGCCGTGCCCTGGAATGCAATTTTAATAGGCAATTCCTACAATCACAATTCCTAGGTTTTCCGAATCTTTAGaaatacaatgtgtgtgtgtgtgtaggctacccaTAATTTCAAACAAGAGATAATGGTGAAATGAATCACCAGGATGTAGTGTTATGTTGACAGTGAAGGAATGTGTGAGAGCGAGACCTCTCCTAATCTTGACTATAAAGCAAGATATTGTGACACTTATCAGCCCCTTCACCTTAATACATCGTGGTGCGTAATTGCGCAATTTACGCATGGATACAAATCATTCTAAGATTTCGTATTTAATATTCTTAAATTAATTCATTGAGAAAGGCTTTAAAACAACATTAAAACCATCAGAGAAATGCACGCTCCAGCTTGACAAGCTCCTGGTTCCAAATTACAAATCATTAATTTTCTTGATCAGAAACAGGTAAGGGCTCAATTTTCCAAATTGCCCACCGGAGCTGAAGAGCGCTCTCACAGTGCCACCATCAACATGCGTTTTCACTGGCTGAGAAGACGGAAAAAAGGAGGGACCTGACTGTGAAGCATGCTGAAGCAATGGTTGGGCACGAGGGGAGTGATTGACGTAGCTAATCCATCCAATCGGCACCAATAAAACCCCTGCGTAGCAAACCCAGCCTGCTGGCTATATAAACCACAATGACAGCTTGTTAAACCAGTCCGTTTGCTCACCGACCGTCTGTGAAGGAATAGAAAGAATACTAAAACAAATATCTCAACGAACGAACTGAACGTCTCACACGAAGTGTCAATATGAAAGCGATAAGCCCAGTAAGGTCTTTCCGGAAAAACAGCGCGAATCTGTCTGAACACAGTCTGGGAATCTCTCGGAGCAAGACTCCCGTGGATGATCCTTTAAGCCTGCTTTACAACATGAACGACTGCTACTCCAAGCTGAAGGAGCTGGTGCCTAGCATCCCTCAGAACAAGAACGTAAGCAAGATGGAAATCCTGCAGCATGTCATCGACTATATTCTGGACCTGCAGATCGCACTTGACTCCAATGTCGCAATAACGAGCCTCCATCACCCGCGACCAGGGCAAGCTACACCCAGGACTCCCCTAACAACTCTCAATACAGATATCAGCATCTTGTCATTACAGGTAAGGATGGGCCGACCTACTATTGTCTGAAATATCCAAAGAATATTAACAAAGACGTAGGCTACATTTGGTTGGGTCGATTTTGCTAATGGTGTGAACGTATTTGAGTGCGTTTTCTATGCGTAATTATGGTCTATTGTGAAATTACACCATTTGGTTACAAAAGGCATGTTTTCCATTATCAAGATTGAGAGGGTAGGACTTTTAATGTGTACGCTCATTAATAATTCCACGTAGGCCTATTTGACTGCGGCAGTGCTAATGAAGGTTTGTTTTTCAGTCTCCGGAGTTCCCATCAGACCTGATAACGGATGACAGCAGGACTCTTCATCGTTAAAGCAGTAAGTACGCTTCTATCACCTGTCTGCAATATTATGTCTGGGATTTGCTTGTCTATTAGCCTACTACAGCCTGTTGTGGCAGAATAGAAAGAAAATGAACGCCAGTGTGTATTTCTGACAGTATAATCACGCTCATTGTTAATGGTTCAATATATAAACGAAATGGCattgcatacattttttaaaacagtATAGGCAATTATTTGTTATAACGTCGTAATAGCACAGCTGCAGCGACGCTGTCTATCTACAATGCAGAGCATCTGTAATATAAAATAAATGGTTCAGATTACTACTAGATGTCTGCACATAATTGGTGCAATCGGAGGCTAGGCGCCAGTTGAACTGCAATTACGATCTGATTCTCTCCCAGATTGTAGGCTGAAGTTGTGTGCGAAAGTGCCTTATGCTGCTCTAGTgtctgtctgtactgtgtgtgtgtaggctacatcTGGAGCCCAGGGTTTGCTCAGTATTTGAGTGTTTGGTTAAATCTTAATACTGCGGCTTCCTCCCTGGCGCCAGTCTGTCCGGATCTCTGCCCTGTTTGCATTTTCTAAACATGCCTCTCTCTGAATCTTTTGCAGGCGTTTGTTTGGT is a genomic window of Salvelinus namaycush isolate Seneca chromosome 15, SaNama_1.0, whole genome shotgun sequence containing:
- the LOC120059835 gene encoding DNA-binding protein inhibitor ID-2-like: MKAISPVRSFRKNSANLSEHSLGISRSKTPVDDPLSLLYNMNDCYSKLKELVPSIPQNKNVSKMEILQHVIDYILDLQIALDSNVAITSLHHPRPGQATPRTPLTTLNTDISILSLQSPEFPSDLITDDSRTLHR